From the genome of Aquiluna borgnonia:
GCGCTACTAACAGATATGTCAACTCCACTGGGACTAAAGATCGGCAATGCTCTCGAAGTTAAAGAGTCCATTGAGGTCCTAACCGGAGGAGGACCTTCGGATGTTGTTGAGCTGACCGTTGAATTGGCGAGAGAAATGCTCCACCACGTTGGCATGAGCGATGTTGACCCGAGGGAAAACCTATCTAACGGTAAGGCCTATGAGGTCTGGCGCAAAATGATTGCGGCCCAGGGCGGGGACCCGGATGCTGAACTTCCAAAGGCAAAGCACTGGCACCAGCTGACGGCTGAAGAGTCCGGCTACATCTCTAGGCTCGATGCTCTCGAGCTCGGCGTTGCCTCTTGGAGACTTGGCGCTGGAAGAGAGCGCAAGGAAGACGCGGTTCAGTTTGGGGCGGGAATCGAGCTTCATGCTCAACTTGGCCAGTGGGTCGAAGCCGGTGCTCCGCTCATGACGCTATTCACCGACACCGAGGAAAAGTTTGAGAGAGCGCAGGCTTTAGCGCAGGGTGCCGTTTCGATTTCAGCATCCCACGCCCCGGAACGTAAGCTCATCCTCGGAAAGATCAGTTAGGAACCCCTTGGACATCAAATCCCTTCCAAAGATTTCTTTGCACGACCACCTCGACGGTGGATTGCGCCCGCAGACGATCATCGAGCTCGCCGCAGAGGTTGGTCACACTCTGCCCAGCACCGACCCCATTGAACTTGGTGCCTGGTTTGCCGAGTCTGCAAATTCTGGATCGCTGGTTCGCTACCTGGAAACCTTTGATCACACCGTTGCGGTGATGCAGACTCGGAAGGGTTTGGAGCGAGTGGCCTACGAGGCCGTATTGGACCTAGCCGAGGAAAACGTGATTTACGCCGAACTTCGCTGGGCCCCAGAGCAGCACCTGGCAGGTGGCCTGAGTCTAGATGAGACCGTTGAGGCGGTTCAGGATGGTCTAGAGCGAGGCATGCAGGATGTTGAGGCCAGGGGCGGTTTCATCAGAACCGGCCAACTGGTAACTGCGATGCGTCATGCCGATCGCGGCATGGAGATAGCCGAGCTGGCAGTGCGCCAGAGAAACAATGGAGTCGTTGGGTTTGACATCGCCGGGGCTGAAAAGGGCTTCATGCCCTCAAGGCACAAGGCGGCCTTCGACTTCCTAGCCGAGGAGCTTTTCCCCTGTACTGTTCACGCCGGAGAGGCCGACGGAGTCGAATCTATCCGCGATGCCATTGTTTCGGGACGCGCACTGCGACTGGGACACGGAGTCCGTTTGGTTGAAGACATTATGTTCTCGCGGACCGAGGGCGACACCGACTTGGTGGTGCTTGGTCCGGTTGCGCAGTGGGTTCACGATCGCGGCATCGCCCTGGAGGTCTCGCCATCTTCGAACCTTCAAACCGGCGCGTTTGAGATGCTCGGTGACACCATGGCGGACCACCCATTTGACATTCTTTATGACCTGGGATTCAAGGTGACGGTGAACACCGACAATCGCCTGATGAGCGCAACCAACCTCACCAAAGAGCTTGAGATTCTCGTTGAGACCTTCGGCTACACCCTTGAGGACCTCGAGCAGTTCCAGCTCAATGCTGCTGAGGCTGCATTCCAGGGACTTCCTGAGCGCGAGGAGCTCATGGACATGATTGAGATCGGTTTCGAAAGCCAGCGCTAGTGCTTGCAGAGGCCTTTGGTCCAAACTCAATTTCGGTTCAGGCTGATGCCCTGAGCTGGGAGCAGGCAATTGCTCAAACCATTCATTTGCTCGAGCAAGCCGGCCAGGTCAAGGCGTCCTATCTGGATGAGGTCCTGGAAGCTAACGCCAAGCATGGCCCCTACTTTGTAATTGCGCCCCACATCGCCATCGCTCACGCGGCCCCATCTTCATCCGTGATTGCCACGGGATTTTCACTACTAAAACTGCAGAGTGGCACTCAATCGGGTTCAGCGAACGATCCGGTTAGGTTACTCTTTGGCTTTTGCGCTAAGGACCCTTCCTCCCACCTCGAGCTGCTGTCAGAATTTGCGGCCGTAATGAGTAGG
Proteins encoded in this window:
- a CDS encoding adenosine deaminase: MDIKSLPKISLHDHLDGGLRPQTIIELAAEVGHTLPSTDPIELGAWFAESANSGSLVRYLETFDHTVAVMQTRKGLERVAYEAVLDLAEENVIYAELRWAPEQHLAGGLSLDETVEAVQDGLERGMQDVEARGGFIRTGQLVTAMRHADRGMEIAELAVRQRNNGVVGFDIAGAEKGFMPSRHKAAFDFLAEELFPCTVHAGEADGVESIRDAIVSGRALRLGHGVRLVEDIMFSRTEGDTDLVVLGPVAQWVHDRGIALEVSPSSNLQTGAFEMLGDTMADHPFDILYDLGFKVTVNTDNRLMSATNLTKELEILVETFGYTLEDLEQFQLNAAEAAFQGLPEREELMDMIEIGFESQR
- a CDS encoding PTS sugar transporter subunit IIA, with the protein product MLAEAFGPNSISVQADALSWEQAIAQTIHLLEQAGQVKASYLDEVLEANAKHGPYFVIAPHIAIAHAAPSSSVIATGFSLLKLQSGTQSGSANDPVRLLFGFCAKDPSSHLELLSEFAAVMSRGEMVNLLLNASNSVELRKLLLD